A genome region from Bradyrhizobium sp. 186 includes the following:
- a CDS encoding prepilin-type N-terminal cleavage/methylation domain-containing protein, whose translation MLATSPPTDRTDAGFTIIEVLVALALVAVSIVAIGAVMGVKTRGVRALEQHVALMQAVRTLMTVGISPRAELQSGTSTGQAEGYRWTIDVSPLGGDWTVPEGNAPWAPELVRIRVKSPDGALSDIRTVRLMPRSSE comes from the coding sequence TTGCTCGCGACATCTCCGCCAACTGACCGCACTGATGCGGGGTTCACCATCATCGAGGTGCTGGTGGCGCTGGCGCTGGTGGCTGTCTCGATCGTCGCGATCGGCGCCGTCATGGGGGTCAAGACGCGCGGCGTGAGGGCGCTGGAGCAGCACGTGGCGCTGATGCAGGCGGTGCGCACATTGATGACGGTCGGCATTTCGCCGCGCGCGGAATTGCAGTCGGGTACATCGACGGGGCAGGCGGAGGGCTACCGCTGGACCATCGACGTCAGCCCGCTCGGTGGCGACTGGACGGTCCCCGAGGGCAATGCGCCCTGGGCCCCGGAGCTGGTGAGAATTCGCGTCAAGTCTCCAGACGGCGCATTGTCCGATATCCGCACCGTGCGCCTGATGCCGAGGTCTTCGGAATGA